The bacterium genome contains the following window.
TTCATTTAACTTAAAATAACCAACCTATTTCGTTTACCTCGTTAGACAGTGAGTATCTAACAAGGTTTATGTTTCAAAACTTTAATGGTCTTCATCATAGAAGTCAAGAAATTAAATTTACATAAGGAGCTATCAAACCTAACAGGCGTAGGTATCAAACAGGATGGTTTATGAAAAATATTCCTGTCAGGTAGCTTAGGATGTTTCACAGAGTTTACCCTGAGCAAAAAGAGATTCTTCACTTTGTTCAGAATGACAAGCGAAGAGTTCAGCATAACAAGTGTAGGAAATATGATTAAGAAAAGGTTCACAATAGTAACCCAATTATATTACAAAGATTTTTACTTGTCAAAAGGTTTTTCAAACAGATAGGATACAGTTAAATTGATATGATTTGCTGCAATAATATAAGCACCTTTCCCTAAAACATTCTCTGCGCCTCTTACCTTTAATGAGTGAAATATTGCAAGGATTATCCGAGTGGCCAGACAAACTGTATAATAAAAAGCCGATTTATTATTTTGCTGTTTCATAAACCTTTTACCTCCTGAATAGCATAATGCCAATAGGAACGGTTCTCTTTTTACACCATTTCATCTTGATTTTTAGCTATTATCTTTTCCTGTCTGTCGGTAGACAGGTCTGCCATTTTCTTTATATATAACTCTTTTCACAATTTTTTCAAGAACTGTCCCCTTGCTTCTATAAGAATATTCCAAATAGTTCTTTTCCTATCTTTATTTCTGGTATTGCTTTGAGTCTGAGCTTAAAATCATACCTCCACCGTTCGCCGTATCTGTCGAAATTGAATACCATATCCCAGCAATGTAAATCGCGGTATAGAGAGAAGCTTTCGTCTATTATTTTACCTTCTTTGGGCGCGATAAATCGTGCCCCTACATTTTGTAAGGCGTATCTCCTTGATAGGCTAAATTTCCAGTTTTTAGTTAGGTTAATGTTAAGATTTCCCCACAAACTCTCATCTCGTTCATTTGCCCAGTTGTAGCTTACAGATATAGAAAAATTCTTCCTCTGTAGTCGTGAATTTATTGTAAGTCTATCAAATTTGAGCTTTTGAATCTCATCATAAGGTTTATAAATTCCATAAGCTTGTAAATCTAATAATGAAATAGGGGTTGAATAGACTGAAATATTAATAGGGTTAATCCTATTCTTATCAAAGTTCCAGTTGCTTTCCAGGTTTGCTTTTGCGAGTGGTATTTTCTTCTCACCAATCAATAATTGGAAGTCATTGGATACAGAGAATGAACAAGAGCGCTGTTTATCAATAATGGAATAAGCTATTGTAGGAGTCATAATATGCCTGAATTCTGGCTTAAAAATAGACCTACCATAAATGTTTGTTGAAATAGATACACTATGCTGCTTGTGATGTGGTTTTTGCATTGGTTCTGGTCTTTTAAATGTGTAAGTATGAGTAGTTGCAGGAGCTACAGATATATATCTAAATAACTTGAAAGGCAAAGAAATTGAAAATACATTATCTGATTGCTGTTTGTATCCTTCGTCACTACTTGAGGCATAGCTTCTTGAATTTGTAATCCCACCAGAGTATGAGAAATAACACCCAAATATTCTCTTTGGATTAAGTGAATAAGTAAGTCTAGGCAGTATTGTTTGCACATTTTCTTTTGTTAAATCTTTACGTTCTTGTGCTAAAAAGTTTATCCCTCCCAAGTCCCATGATTTAGTGAGTGAAAGATATGAAGTCATAATTTTATCAAGTTGAACAAGTCGCTCCTCTTCATAGTCTACTTTATACTGGGCGTCACTGATGAAGTTACCATTTGCCCTGAGATAAAAACGGCTCCCTATCTCTTGTGAGTGTGTTAAATCAAGTGACCATCTTCTATTTTTTTGCTGCTCAGCTATGTATGAAACGATAAAATCCCCTGCTCCCTGAGGTATCGTAATCCACCTCCCTTCAAGTAAAACTCTTTGACCCCTCTTTTCAAGATAGTTAAGTGTAAATGTAGCATCTGACCACTCATTTATTACCCAGTAATAAGCAACATCTTTTATATACCTACCATCAGCATCAGAGCGTCCAACCTTTGGGTAAAGGAAGCCAGACTGTCTCCCCTTTTTTATTGGAAACCACCAAAATGGGGCAACAAAAAGTGGTATCCCTTTAACACATAAAACGAGTGGCTTCGTGAATACCATATCATCAACATATACTTTTAGCTGTCTACCCCAAAAATAATAATGGGGTGGATTCAGGCTACAGGTAGTAAATTTACCATAGTCTATGTTAAGAGTGCGTGTGCCAACTTTTCGTATAATTTTGCCATTAAACCAGCCCTTTTGAATCTGTGTAGCGCCATCCTTGATAATACCTTCACCACTATTTAAGTCGTATTGCATTATCTTACCTGCTATTTCTTGGTCACCAACCCATAGGATAGGGTTACCTGTAGCAGTAACAATATTCTTATTTGATTCATATTTTATTGTATCTGCTTTAGCTCTAACATCAGTAGTCTTAAGTTCAGCCTGTCCGGTAAGCAAGATTACTCCTTCATTCCATTCATAGTGAAGTGTATCACCAGAGTAATATACTGTTCCAGCTGTGTCTTTAAGTTGTGGTTGAATCTCACCAAGAATGAATAGAATAAATAACATAATGCTGAATTCTAAATGCTAAATT
Protein-coding sequences here:
- the lptD gene encoding LPS assembly protein LptD, with product MLFILFILGEIQPQLKDTAGTVYYSGDTLHYEWNEGVILLTGQAELKTTDVRAKADTIKYESNKNIVTATGNPILWVGDQEIAGKIMQYDLNSGEGIIKDGATQIQKGWFNGKIIRKVGTRTLNIDYGKFTTCSLNPPHYYFWGRQLKVYVDDMVFTKPLVLCVKGIPLFVAPFWWFPIKKGRQSGFLYPKVGRSDADGRYIKDVAYYWVINEWSDATFTLNYLEKRGQRVLLEGRWITIPQGAGDFIVSYIAEQQKNRRWSLDLTHSQEIGSRFYLRANGNFISDAQYKVDYEEERLVQLDKIMTSYLSLTKSWDLGGINFLAQERKDLTKENVQTILPRLTYSLNPKRIFGCYFSYSGGITNSRSYASSSDEGYKQQSDNVFSISLPFKLFRYISVAPATTHTYTFKRPEPMQKPHHKQHSVSISTNIYGRSIFKPEFRHIMTPTIAYSIIDKQRSCSFSVSNDFQLLIGEKKIPLAKANLESNWNFDKNRINPINISVYSTPISLLDLQAYGIYKPYDEIQKLKFDRLTINSRLQRKNFSISVSYNWANERDESLWGNLNINLTKNWKFSLSRRYALQNVGARFIAPKEGKIIDESFSLYRDLHCWDMVFNFDRYGERWRYDFKLRLKAIPEIKIGKELFGIFL